In Terriglobus aquaticus, the genomic window ACCCACGCGAGATAGCTGGGGTGGATGCGGTACATGGTCGAGCAGGGGCACACGATCGAGTCGAGGCAGAAGATGGTGTGCTGCGGGTGCTCCTTAGCAAGGCGCTGCACGAGGTTGATTTCGGTGCCGATGGCGAAGGTGGTGGGCTCGGTCGCGCCCTGCACGGCTTTGCGGATGTAGTCGGTAGAGCCGGCTTCGTCGGCGGCGTTCACGACCTCCATGGTGCATTCGGGGTGGACGATGACGCGGACGCCCGGATGACGCTGGCGGCCCATGGCGATCTGGTCGACGGTGAAGCGCTTGTGCACGGAGCAGAAGCCGTGCCAGAGGATGATCTTGGCCTTGCGGAGTTGCTCGGGTGTGTTGCCGCCGAGCGGCTGGTCGGGGTGCCACACGATCATCTCGTCCAGCGGGATGCCCATCGCGACGCCGGTGTTGCGGCCCAGGTGCTGGTCTGGGAAGAAGAGGACGCGCTCGCCGCGTTCAAAGGCCCAGCGCAAGACGCGGTCGGCGTTGGACGAGGTGCAGACTACGCCGCCCTGTTCGCCGCAGAAGGCTTTGAGGTTGGCGGCGGAGTTCATGTAAGTCACTGGCACAATAGGTGCGCGACCGTTTGCGTCTGTTCCGTCGCCGTAAAGGGCGGTCAGCTCTTCCCAGCAGTCCTGCACGGTGTCGATGTCGGCCATGTCGGCCATGGAACAGCCGGCGGCCAGGTTGGGTAGGATGACGGCCTGCTCGGGGCGCGCGAGGATGTCGGCGGTTTCGGCCATGAAGTGCACGCCGCAGAAGACGATGGCTTCAGCGTTGGGCTTGGTGCGTGCGGCCTGCGCGAGCTGGAAGCTGTCGCCTACGAAATCGGCGTATTGCACGATCTCGTCACGCTGGTAAAAGTGGCCGAGAAGGACGACGCGCTCGCCCAGGGCGTGGCGCGCGGCGCGGATGCGCAGGTCGAGTTCGGCGGGTGAGGCGCGGCGGTACTCCAGCGGGATCAGGCCCTGGCGTGGCGCGTCCTGCGGCAGGCGGTCGGCAATGGAGGCTCCGGGGCCGTAGCCGTGTTCGGCGTCGTGCTCCCAGGGACCGTCGTCGAGTCCGGCGGAGCAGGTTTGTACTTGGGTTCCCGTGGCCGGGTCGGGAAGGTTCAGGACCACGAGGGGGGAGGTGTCGCTGGTGATGGGCACGGCCGCTCCTGGAGCTTCGCAGGCTGACACCCTCCACCATTGGAGATGCACCGCAGACGCGAAACTGCCTTACAGATGAGTGTATCGCTCCGCTGGATGCGGAGATTGCTCCGCCGGATGCGAAGGATTGCCCCGCCGGATGCGCGGTGCCGCCGTTTCAAGGCA contains:
- the nadA gene encoding quinolinate synthase NadA codes for the protein MPITSDTSPLVVLNLPDPATGTQVQTCSAGLDDGPWEHDAEHGYGPGASIADRLPQDAPRQGLIPLEYRRASPAELDLRIRAARHALGERVVLLGHFYQRDEIVQYADFVGDSFQLAQAARTKPNAEAIVFCGVHFMAETADILARPEQAVILPNLAAGCSMADMADIDTVQDCWEELTALYGDGTDANGRAPIVPVTYMNSAANLKAFCGEQGGVVCTSSNADRVLRWAFERGERVLFFPDQHLGRNTGVAMGIPLDEMIVWHPDQPLGGNTPEQLRKAKIILWHGFCSVHKRFTVDQIAMGRQRHPGVRVIVHPECTMEVVNAADEAGSTDYIRKAVQGATEPTTFAIGTEINLVQRLAKEHPQHTIFCLDSIVCPCSTMYRIHPSYLAWVLEALERGEVLNRITVPENIAAPARIALERMLALAPQSQAVAR